One part of the uncultured Bacteroides sp. genome encodes these proteins:
- a CDS encoding FKBP-type peptidyl-prolyl cis-trans isomerase, whose amino-acid sequence METIVANKYITVAYELYVTEDGEKDLVEKATSERPFQFISGMGTTLEAFEEQLKDLAAGDKFEFTISSNEAYGEYDEEHVLELPRQIFEIDGHFDSERIYNGNVVPLMDSEGHRINGTVVEVKAETVIMDMNHPLAGNDLTFVGEVLESREATNEEIQGIVNMMSGEDSGCGCGSCSCGSDENEAGGCGCGSKEQEEGEGCGCGGNCSCGGN is encoded by the coding sequence ATGGAAACAATAGTAGCAAACAAGTATATCACTGTAGCATATGAACTATACGTTACGGAAGATGGAGAAAAAGATTTAGTAGAAAAAGCAACCTCCGAACGTCCGTTCCAATTTATCTCAGGTATGGGTACTACTTTGGAAGCTTTTGAAGAGCAGTTAAAAGATTTAGCTGCGGGAGATAAATTCGAGTTTACGATTTCTTCAAATGAAGCTTATGGAGAGTATGACGAAGAGCATGTACTTGAACTACCAAGACAAATATTTGAAATAGATGGACATTTTGACTCAGAAAGAATTTATAATGGAAACGTTGTTCCTTTAATGGATTCTGAAGGTCACCGTATTAATGGAACTGTTGTAGAAGTAAAAGCTGAAACAGTAATAATGGATATGAACCATCCTTTAGCTGGCAATGATTTAACTTTTGTAGGTGAAGTATTAGAAAGTCGTGAAGCAACTAATGAAGAAATACAAGGTATAGTTAACATGATGAGTGGAGAAGATAGTGGATGCGGATGTGGCAGTTGTAGTTGCGGTAGCGATGAAAATGAAGCTGGTGGATGCGGATGTGGTTCTAAAGAACAAGAAGAAGGTGAAGGTTGCGGATGCGGTGGAAATTGTAGCTGCGGAGGAAACTAA